A genomic window from Gemmatimonadaceae bacterium includes:
- a CDS encoding glycine--tRNA ligase, whose product MPNQPDVLEKLVSLCKRRGFIFQSSEIYGGAGSVWDYGPLGVELKKNLKDKWWNAMVRARDDIAGLDAAILMHPRVWEASGHVAGFSDPLIDCKNCKKRFRADDPKIKGTPGTPDAQCPACGMKGTLSEPRMFNLKFKTFIGPVEDSASVAYLRPETAQGIYVNFLNVQQSTRQKVPFGIAQIGKAFRNEITPGNFIFRTREFEQMEMQFFVEPGTDMHWFEYWKEQRMNWHKSLGIDPARLLFHQHTPDELAHYARAAFDIQFDFGGTLDFQEIEGVHNRGDFDLTRHQEYSGKKLEYFDQPNNRRYVPFVVETSVGADRTTLAVLVNGYREEKVEGEDEGRTVLGLHPSLAPIKAGVFPLVKKDGMPEFAEKLTNELRAHFPVFYDESGAIGRRYRRQDEVGTPYCITVDGQTTQDQTVTLRDRDTLKQERVAAGRVAEIIRARIAT is encoded by the coding sequence ATGCCCAACCAACCCGACGTCCTCGAAAAACTCGTGTCCCTGTGCAAGCGCCGCGGATTCATCTTCCAGTCGTCCGAGATCTATGGCGGCGCGGGATCGGTGTGGGACTACGGGCCGCTCGGCGTCGAGCTCAAGAAGAACCTGAAGGACAAGTGGTGGAATGCCATGGTCCGCGCCCGCGACGACATCGCGGGCCTGGACGCGGCCATCCTCATGCATCCGCGCGTGTGGGAGGCCAGCGGTCACGTTGCCGGCTTCAGCGACCCCCTCATCGACTGCAAGAACTGTAAAAAGCGCTTCCGCGCCGACGATCCGAAGATCAAGGGAACGCCGGGGACCCCGGACGCGCAGTGCCCCGCGTGCGGCATGAAGGGCACGCTGTCCGAGCCGCGCATGTTCAACCTGAAGTTCAAGACGTTCATCGGCCCCGTCGAAGACTCGGCGTCCGTCGCGTACCTGCGCCCGGAGACGGCCCAGGGCATTTATGTGAATTTTCTAAACGTCCAGCAGTCGACGCGGCAGAAGGTGCCGTTCGGCATCGCGCAGATCGGCAAGGCGTTTCGCAACGAGATCACGCCGGGGAATTTCATTTTCCGCACGCGCGAGTTCGAGCAGATGGAGATGCAGTTCTTCGTCGAGCCCGGCACCGACATGCACTGGTTCGAGTACTGGAAAGAGCAGCGCATGAACTGGCACAAGTCGCTCGGGATCGATCCGGCACGGCTGCTGTTCCATCAACACACCCCGGACGAGCTGGCGCACTACGCCCGCGCCGCGTTCGACATCCAGTTCGATTTTGGCGGCACGCTCGATTTCCAGGAAATCGAGGGCGTGCACAATCGCGGCGACTTCGACCTGACGCGGCACCAGGAGTACTCGGGCAAGAAGCTCGAATACTTCGATCAGCCGAACAATCGGCGCTACGTGCCATTCGTCGTCGAAACGTCGGTGGGTGCCGATCGCACCACGCTCGCGGTGCTCGTGAACGGGTATCGCGAAGAGAAAGTCGAAGGGGAAGACGAAGGGCGCACGGTGCTCGGGCTGCATCCCTCGCTCGCGCCGATCAAGGCCGGCGTGTTTCCGCTCGTCAAGAAAGACGGCATGCCGGAGTTCGCGGAGAAGCTGACCAACGAGCTGCGTGCACACTTTCCGGTGTTCTACGACGAGTCGGGCGCGATTGGCCGCCGCTATCGCCGCCAGGACGAAGTTGGAACGCCGTACTGCATCACGGTCGACGGGCAGACGACGCAGGATCAAACCGTGACGCTGCGCGATCGCGATACGCTCAAACAGGAACGGGTCGCCGCTGGCCGCGTTGCCGAGATCATCCGCGCTCGTATCGCGACGTGA